The genomic stretch TCTTCTAAAGCAACTGATATTTTCAAAAACTGTAATACACCAGTTCACCGCTTAGAACGCGGTCTTTTATTTACATTAAAAGGTGTTTCTGAAATTACTAATCAAGTTAAACAAGTACTTCATGACCGTATGACAGAAACAGTTTTTGCTCAAATTGAAGATGCAAAAGCATTATTTTCAGAAACAGCTCCAAAACCATTAAATTCAATTGATATCTTAGGTCAAGGCAAAGAAGCTTTGGTTAAAGCGAACAATGAGTTCGGTTTTGCGTTATCTGAACAAGAAATTGATTATTTAACTGAAGCATTCGGTAAGCTTGGTCGTAATCCAAATGACATCGAATTGATGATGTTTGCACAAGCAAACTCTGAGCATTGTCGTCACAAAATCTTTGGTTCTGAATGGACAATTGATGGTGAAAAACAACCATTATCATTGTTCCAGATGATTAAAAATACTTATAAAGAATCTCCAACTGACGTTTTATCGGCATATAAAGATAACGCGTCTGTAATCGTTGGTTATGACACGATGCGTTTTTATCCAAAAGCTGATGAAAACGGTCACTTTGTTTATAAATATAAGAGCCAAGCTGCTCATATTTTAATGAAGGTTGAAACTCACAACCATCCAACAGCAATTTCTCCATTTGCTGGTGCTGCAACTGGTTCAGGCGGTGAAATCCGTGATGAAGGTGCAACTGGTCGTGGTGGTAAACCAAAAGCTGGTTTAACAGGCTTTACAGTTTCTAACTTAAATATTCCTGGTTTTGAACAACCTTGGGAAGAAAACTACGGTAAACCTTCACGTATGGCATCGCCATTACAAATCATGATTGAAGGTCCATTAGGTGGCGCGGCATTTAACAACGAATTCGGTCGTCCTGCATTAAATGGTTATTTCCGTACTTTTGAACAAAATGTAAATGGTGAAGTGAAGGGCTTCCATAAGCCAATCATGATCGCTGGTGGTTACGGTAACATTCGTCCTGACCATGTAGAAAAAGATGCGATTCAACCAGGTGATTTACTCATTGTATTGGGTGGCCCTGCAATGTTAATCGGTCTTGGCGGTGGTGCAGCATCTTCTGTAGACAGCGGTACAATGGGTGAAAGCCTTGATTTCGCTTCTGTACAACGTGAAAACCCAGAAATGGAACGCCGTTGTCAGGAAGTGATTGATACTTGCTGGCGTTTAGAAGACTTCAACCCAATCGTTTCTGTACATGACGTTGGTGCTGGTGGTTTATCAAATGCTATGCCTGAACTTGTGAATGATCATGAGTTAGGTGCAGTTCTTAACCTTCGTAAAATTCCTTCATTAGAACCGGGCATGAGCCCAATGGAAATCTGGTCAAATGAAGCACAAGAGCGTTATGTTCTTGCAATTCGTCCAGAGTCTTTAGAACAGTTCGAATCAATCTGTGCTCGTGAACGTTGTCCATTTGCCGTGTTAGGTGAAGCAACTGAAGCTCGTCATTTAACTGTTGAAGATCCATTGTTCCAGAACAATGCAGTTGATATCCCAATGCAAGTAATGCTTGGTGGTACACCTCGTATGCAACGTTCTTATGAAACAATTGAGCGTAAAGGTAACGAGTTTGACGCTTCAAAAGTTGATTTGAAAGATGCGATTTTCCGTGTATTGAAAAATCCAACAGTTGCTTCTAAATCATTCTTGATCACCATTGGTGACCGCTCAATTACAGGTATGGTTGCACGTGATCAAATGGTTGGTCGTTGGCAGATTCCTGTTGCGGATGCAGCAGTAACGACGACAAGCTTACAAGGCTTCACTGGTGAAGCAATGGCGATGGGTGAACGTCCGCCAGTAGCATTGTTAAATCCAGCAGCATCTGCTCGTTTGGCAGTTGCTGAAGCAATTACTAATATTGCATGTGCAAACATTGAACAAGTTAGCGATATCAAACTTTCTGCAAACTGGATGGCTGCTGCTGGTCAAAAAGGTGAAGACCAGGCGTTGTTCGAAGGTGTAAAAGCGATTGGTATGGAAATGTGTCCTGCTTTAGGAATCGCGATTCCTGTAGGTAAAGACTCGCTTTCAATGCGTACCACTTGGAATGACAACGGCGAAGATAAAGCTGTAACGTCTCCAATGACTGGTGTAATTACCGCATTTGCTCCAGTAATGGATGTTCGTAAAACTTTAACACCTGAACTTAAGAATTTAGAAGATTCAGTACTTGTACGTATTGATTTATCTAAAGGTCAGTTCCGTTTAGGTGGTTCGATTCTTGCTCAAGTATATAAGGCAATTGGTTCAATCACTCCAGATGTTGATAGTTTTGATGATTTCAAAGCGTTCTTTGCTTTAATTCAAGATTGGAACAACCGTGGCTTGATTCAAGCTTACCATGACATTGGTGATGGTGGTTTACTCGCAACTGTTGCTGAAATGATGTTTGCTGCACGTTTAGGTGTTGCATTAGAAGACCAAACTCCAGCAAGTTTATTTGCTGAAGAAATTGGTGCAGTTCTTCAAATCAAAGCAGCTGATTGGGACGCTTTACAAGCAGAGGTTGCTGCTTCTAGCTTAAAAGATGCAATTGCTGTAGTTGGTCGTGTAAACAACACAGATCAATTATCTGTAAACGGTTTGACTTTAGATCGTGCTGAATTACAACAAGCTTGGTCTGAGGTATCTCATCAGATCCAACGTCTACGTGATAACGTTGAAACTGCTGACCAAGAATTTGCTTTAATTACTGATAAATCACATCAAGGTTTAATTGCTAAACCAACATTTGACTTGAATGAACCTATCGAAGCACCGTTCATTAACACACGTCGTCCTAATATGGCGATCTTGCGTGAGCAAGGTGTAAATGGTCATATTGAAATGGCAGCAGCCTTTGATAAGGTTGGTTTCAATACTGTTGACGTGCACATGAGTGATTTACTTGCTGGTCGCGTTAGCCTAAGTGATTTTGAAGGTCTAGTGACTTGTGGTGGTTTCTCTTACGGTGACGTAATGGGTGCTGGCGGTGGCTGGGCAAAATCAGTATTGTTCAATGCGAAATTACG from Acinetobacter pittii encodes the following:
- the purL gene encoding phosphoribosylformylglycinamidine synthase, with amino-acid sequence MFIVAGAAAHSSFKKAQLLTRLSSISSVQSFDSQWVYLFDQALNEQQHQSALQLLNDGESFELRQPASDEIQILVTPRVGTISPWSSKATDIFKNCNTPVHRLERGLLFTLKGVSEITNQVKQVLHDRMTETVFAQIEDAKALFSETAPKPLNSIDILGQGKEALVKANNEFGFALSEQEIDYLTEAFGKLGRNPNDIELMMFAQANSEHCRHKIFGSEWTIDGEKQPLSLFQMIKNTYKESPTDVLSAYKDNASVIVGYDTMRFYPKADENGHFVYKYKSQAAHILMKVETHNHPTAISPFAGAATGSGGEIRDEGATGRGGKPKAGLTGFTVSNLNIPGFEQPWEENYGKPSRMASPLQIMIEGPLGGAAFNNEFGRPALNGYFRTFEQNVNGEVKGFHKPIMIAGGYGNIRPDHVEKDAIQPGDLLIVLGGPAMLIGLGGGAASSVDSGTMGESLDFASVQRENPEMERRCQEVIDTCWRLEDFNPIVSVHDVGAGGLSNAMPELVNDHELGAVLNLRKIPSLEPGMSPMEIWSNEAQERYVLAIRPESLEQFESICARERCPFAVLGEATEARHLTVEDPLFQNNAVDIPMQVMLGGTPRMQRSYETIERKGNEFDASKVDLKDAIFRVLKNPTVASKSFLITIGDRSITGMVARDQMVGRWQIPVADAAVTTTSLQGFTGEAMAMGERPPVALLNPAASARLAVAEAITNIACANIEQVSDIKLSANWMAAAGQKGEDQALFEGVKAIGMEMCPALGIAIPVGKDSLSMRTTWNDNGEDKAVTSPMTGVITAFAPVMDVRKTLTPELKNLEDSVLVRIDLSKGQFRLGGSILAQVYKAIGSITPDVDSFDDFKAFFALIQDWNNRGLIQAYHDIGDGGLLATVAEMMFAARLGVALEDQTPASLFAEEIGAVLQIKAADWDALQAEVAASSLKDAIAVVGRVNNTDQLSVNGLTLDRAELQQAWSEVSHQIQRLRDNVETADQEFALITDKSHQGLIAKPTFDLNEPIEAPFINTRRPNMAILREQGVNGHIEMAAAFDKVGFNTVDVHMSDLLAGRVSLSDFEGLVTCGGFSYGDVMGAGGGWAKSVLFNAKLRDQFEQFFHREDTFSLGICNGCQMLSQLAPLIPGADHWPRFHRNMSEVFEARSVNVRVEKSVSVLLNGMEGSILPIAVAHGEGRAVASEADIASLNAANQVALRYVDSHGNPTQHYPLNPNGSPEAITGVTSKDGRATIMMPHPERTFRAIQHSWKPEEWTEDGAWLRMFRNARKFIG